One Prunus dulcis chromosome 8, ALMONDv2, whole genome shotgun sequence DNA window includes the following coding sequences:
- the LOC117637601 gene encoding dof zinc finger protein DOF1.2 — protein sequence MFSAPVEQMLQCPSGAFIMMDKRSWNKPHIEVAPNCPRCASSNTKFCYYNNYSLSQPRYFCKGCRRYWTKGGSLRNVPVGGGCRKNRRGKAAKLSQADRASLSYFNHNSSSSDDTSGQYSSGTDNQPGGGNGSDIDLAAVFAKFLNNNSSSPADEHDHLDQDHEPNLVISSSELNDVDESQNSSKADQDLVEAVDHLLGGLVAPDHHDHQHQQLQEENVQSFMGINHDQQDDMNIHEFGLQGLLGNDDQVVQDVFWSDDAATTSSLTSSTASFSWQPMVHLQELDYSLPSDDDHMNIPTNLCSDNWSSFDFSGFEVFSRS from the coding sequence ATGTTCTCAGCTCCTGTTGAGCAGATGCTGCAATGCCCGTCTGGGGCGTTCATCATGATGGACAAGAGATCATGGAACAAGCCCCACATTGAGGTTGCCCCAAATTGTCCTCGCTGTGCCTCTTCCAACACCAAATTTTGCTACTACAACAACTACAGCCTCTCGCAGCCTAGGTACTTTTGCAAAGGGTGCAGGAGGTATTGGACCAAAGGCGGTTCTTTGCGCAACGTGCCTGTAGGTGGCGGTTGTCGCAAGAATCGCCGCGGGAAGGCGGCCAAGCTCTCGCAGGCTGACCGCGCTTCTTTGTCTTACTTTAATCATAACTCGAGTAGTTCTGATGACACATCCGGGCAGTACTCAAGTGGTACTGATAACCAGCCAGGTGGAGGCAATGGATCAGATATTGATTTGGCTGCTGTGTTTGCCAAGTTTTTGAACAACAACTCCTCCAGCCCTGCTGATGAGCATGATCATCTTGATCAAGATCATGAACCCAATTTGGTAATTTCCAGCTCAGAGCTAAATGATGTTGATGAGtcccaaaattcttcaaaGGCTGATCAAGACCTTGTTGAAGCCGTTGATCACTTGCTTGGAGGCCTAGTAGCTCCTGATCATCATGATCATCAACATCAACAattacaagaagaaaatgttCAGAGTTTTATGGGAATTAATCATGATCAACAAGATGATATGAATATTCACGAATTTGGGTTACAGGGTTTGCTAGGAAATGATGACCAAGTGGTGCAAGATGTGTTTTGGTCCGATGATGCAGCAACGACGTCGTCTTTGACGAGTAGCACTGCTAGTTTTTCATGGCAGCCCATGGTGCATCTGCAAGAGCTGGACTATTCTCTACCGTCCGATGATGATCATATGAACATCCCCACCAATCTTTGTAGTGATAATTGGAGCTCCTTTGATTTTTCAGGATTTGAAGTTTTCTCACGGTCTTAA
- the LOC117638159 gene encoding uncharacterized protein LOC117638159 — protein MASLTQYSVGACLTPNKSFNLNTLFFVFPQALNATSHIRNQKTQLSLSGKKLQQKLFSNIVGKNCKYEKWRVFGSDDGSCGIAPLPLPPSVLEAVQDFYKAINAKDIQALEQLLADDCHYQDLVFYVPFVGKEAIVHFLTKVMDAMGSNIHFVLDAATEGGNLTASVIWHLEWKDKEIPFATGCTFLEYEQVEGELFLRKATGMEELPFKPGDFVLKLLKSASTFFDLYPMAAEALLLKSHGSGPHEGLDTLLDKLRGRH, from the exons ATGGCCTCTCTGACCCAATATTCTGTAGGAGCTTGCCTCACACCAAACAAGAGCTTCAACCTCAACacattgttttttgtttttccacaAGCACTCAATGCAACAAGTCATATCAGAAACCAGAAGACCCAATTGTCATTAAGTGGGAAAAAGCTgcagcaaaaattattttcaaatattgttgggaaaaattgcaaatatgagaaatggaGAGTTTTTGGCAGTGATGATGGATCTTGTGGGATTGCACCTCTTCCACTCCCACCTTCTGTGTTGGAGGCAGTTCAAGATTTCTACAAGGCCATCAATGCCAAGGACATACAAGCTCTAGAGCAACTTCTGGCTGATGACTGCCATTATCAAGACCTTGTCTTTTATGTTCCTTTTGTAGGAAAAGAG GCGATCGTGCATTTTCTTACCAAGGTGATGGATGCAATGGGATCCAATATTCATTTTGTCCTTGATGCTGCGACTGAAGGTGGAAACTTGACTGCCAGTGTAATTTGGCATCTTG AGTGGAAAGACAAAGAAATACCCTTTGCCACTGGTTGCACATTCCTTGAATATGAACAAGTTGAAGGAGAGCTCTTTCTTAG GAAAGCAACTGGCATGGAAGAACTTCCATTCAAACCAGGTGATTTCGTACTG AAACTTTTAAAGTCAGCAAGTACCTTCTTCGATCTCTATCCAATGGCGGCTGAAG cGTTGTTGCTGAAGTCTCATGGAAGTGGCCCGCATGAAGGATTAGATACACTTTTAGACAAGCTTCGGGGTAGACACTGA